TCAAACACCATAATTTTTGTTGGTGATCAGGATCGTGTAGAGAAAATTACTAAACATTTTGATTCTATTGAATTCACCACTCAAAAACGTGAATTTAAAACGCAAACTGGTATTTATAGAGGAAAACGATTAACCGTTTTATCTACCGGAATAGGTCCAGATAATATTGATATTGTTATGAATGAACTGGATGCCTTGGTAAATATTGATTTACAAACACGTCAGCCAAAAAAGGACTTAACATCGTTAAACATTGTTAGGGTTGGAACATCCGGCTCTTTACAACATGACATACCAGTTGATAGTTTCGTTATTGGCTCCCATGGGCTAGATTTAACTGGTTTACTTCATTTTTATCAAATAGATGAGTTTACGAATCCTGAAATTGAAACGGCGTTTATTAATCATACAAATTGGCATAGTAATAAATCCAGACCTCTTTTTATTGCCAATAGTGCCAAATTACAAAACCATTTTTCTTCAGAAAAAACGTTCACAGGTATTACAGCAACAGCTGTTGGTTTCTATGGACCACAAGGTCGCGTGTTGCGATTGCCTGTTCAGGATGCCGATTTAAATTCTAAAATGGATTCATTTGATTTTGAAAACAATCGAATTTCAAATTTAGAAATGGAAACATCTGCCATATAC
Above is a window of Bizionia sp. M204 DNA encoding:
- a CDS encoding nucleoside phosphorylase, with amino-acid sequence MPIKESELILNPDGSVYHLNLKPENISNTIIFVGDQDRVEKITKHFDSIEFTTQKREFKTQTGIYRGKRLTVLSTGIGPDNIDIVMNELDALVNIDLQTRQPKKDLTSLNIVRVGTSGSLQHDIPVDSFVIGSHGLDLTGLLHFYQIDEFTNPEIETAFINHTNWHSNKSRPLFIANSAKLQNHFSSEKTFTGITATAVGFYGPQGRVLRLPVQDADLNSKMDSFDFENNRISNLEMETSAIYGLSKLLGHQALSLNAIIANRANGTFSKDPKKVVENLIIYTLDKMITL